GACGTCGGCACGGGCCTGGGCATTCACAAGCCGCTGCAGGAGGATTCCACCTTCGCCGGCGTCAAGCTGCGCGCCGCCTGGGAGATCAACGACAGCCTGCGCGTCGTCTCCCTGACCAGCTACAACGACCTGAAGCGCCAGGCGGTCAACGACTGGTCCGGCGCCCCCTACGAGGTGCTGATCCAGGACGCCTACGGGACCATCAGCTCCTTCGCCCAGGAACTGCGCGTCGAGGGCAACGCCAGCTTCGTCGACTGGATGGTCGGCGGCTACTGGGCCAGCGACGACATCCTCGATAGCAACCGCACCATCCTGCAGGACAACGCCAACGTCGGCACGATCCGGTTCTACACCTCGACCCTGCTGGCCAGCCCCTTCAACAGCGCCGGCTACACGGCGCTGGAAGCCAGCCAGGCCTTCCGCACCTTCGTCGATGAAGGCGAGATCGACACCACCACGGCCTCGATCTTCGCCAATGCCGACTGGCGGCTGTCGGAGCAGTTCAAGCTGACCACCGGCCTGCGCTGGACCCGTGACACTCAAGACTACGCGGGATGCAGCCACGACTTCAACGGCAACATGCTGCCCAACGTCAACGTCACCAACCGGGCGCTGTTCTTCGGCGTCTACGGCCTGGTCGCGCCGATCTCCGAAGGCCAGTGCAACACTTTCAACCCGGACACCGCCAGCTTCGGCCTGGTGACCTCCTCGCTCGACGAACACAACGTCGCCTGGCGTCTGGCGCTGAACTGGACTCCGACCGACGACATCCTGGTCTTCGCCTCGGCCAGCCGCGGCGCCAAGGCCGGCGCCACCCCGATCAACGCCGCCAACATCGCGACCCAGAACGCTCCGGCCCGGCAGGAAATCCTGCAGGCCTACGAGGTGGGCATCAAGGCCGGCCTGTTCGAGCGCCGGGTGCAGGCCAACGTCTCGGCCTTCTATTACGACTATGAGGACAAGCAGCTCAGCGTCTACTTCGCCGACCCGATCTACACGGCCCTGGCCCGCCTCAACAACGTGCCGGAATCCCGCGCCTACGGCATCGATGGCGATGTCACCTGGAAGGTCACCTCCAACCTGACCGCCATGGTCAGCGCCACCTGGCTGGAGACCGAGGTCATCGGCTACACCGGCATCAATTCGGCCGGCCTGGTCCAGGACTTCGACGGGGCCCAGTTCCTCTACAGCCCCGAGTACAGCGGCAGCTTCACCCTCATCTACGACGGCGAGATCAACGAGAACCTCGGCTTCCAGGCCGCCGTCAACGGCCGCTGGCAGTCGGAGAGCCACGCCGACCTCGAGGGCAACCCGCTGTTCGAGATCCCCGAATACGGCCTGCTCAACGCCAGCCTTGGCATCCACGCGACCAACGACCGCTGGGCCGTCCAGCTCTATGGCCGCAACCTGACCGACGAGTATTTCTACCCGGCCGTCAGCAGCAACGCCAACACGGTGGTCCGCTTCCCGGGCTCGCCCCGCACCTGGGGGCTGTCGCTGACGTTGAAGTACTAGCTCTGGTGACTGTCTCGCGCAGCGTGACTGTCACCGTCTGCTCTCAACCTCGCACCCCTTGAGCCTCCCCCTCCTCGAAACCATCTCTGCTCCACCGGGTTCAGCCCGGTGGAGCTTTTCATGACCGACACCACAGCCGCCACCGACACCCTGGTCATCGCCTGCCCGACCGACGGCGCGCTCAACCGCGTCCCCGGGGCCAGGCTCTCCGCCGCCCCCAAATGCGGCGTCTGCAAATCCCCCCTGTTCGCCGGCAAGCCCGTCGAGCTCACCGCCGTCAGCTTCGACCGCCACGCCAGGTCCTCGGATCTGCCCCTGCTGGTCGATTTCTGGGCCGCCTGGTGCGGCCCCTGCCAGGCCATGGCCCCGGCCTTCGCCAGGGCCGCCGCCCAGCTCGAACCCACGATCCGCCTCGGCAAGCTCGACACCGAGGCCCATCAGGCCATCGCCGCCCGCTACAACATCCGCTCCATCCCGACGATGATCCTCTTCCACAAGGGCCGCGAGATCGCCCGCACCAGCGGCGCCATGCCGGCCGAAGCGATTGTCCAGTGGGCGACGGCCAACGCGCCCGCGCGCTAGGACTTCCTGGCGTTGCGATGGCGCCAGAAGCGCCAGACGCCGTTGAGGATGTTCAGGACGGCCACGCCGCAGACCAACGGAAAGAGAAGTTTGGGCGGAATGAACCGCGACACATCGACCTGAAGCGCGGCCCAGAACAGCCCCGCAGCGACAATCGCGCCGACCCACAGGAAGATCGAGTTCTTCAGATCGGTGCTCACCGCCGGTCCCTTCGCCATGGCGACAGCCTAGCGCGCGCCGCCGTGATCGCAACGAAGATCGTCGCGATGAATATGTCTAGACATATTCCAGGACGCCATCAGCTCCCCTCAAGCGGACCACGGCCACGCCGCCCTCTGCGAGGTGGCTTTCGGGTGGCTTTCGGGTGGGTTTCGGCCACCCCAACGGTAGGCAAAAGCGGTCTGAAGGCGGGTGTCGGAGCGCGTTCCGGACGGTTATTAGTGTGTTGTTTTTTAACAATAATTCTATCGCCTCGCGCCACGGAATCCGCTATAATCTCGCCATTCCCATACGCTTGACCCCGAACACCCATTGGCGCGTTGATCCCTCATGACCGTTGAAACCGCGCCCCCCGCCCGACCGGCCGAACCCCAGCTCCTGCGCGCCATCGGGCCGGTGCAGATGATGCTTTACGGGGCCGGCAGCATGATGGGCGCGGGCATCTACGGCCTGGTCGGCAAGGCGGCGGGCCAGATCGGGCCGGCGGTCTGGCTGTCCTTCCTGGCGGCTCTGGTCGCCGCCCTGTTCACCGGCCTCTCCTACGCCGCCCTGGGTTCGCGCTATCCCCGGGCCGGCGGGGCCGCCTACATGACCCAGCACGCCTTCGGGCGGCCGCTGCTGACCCATGTCGTCGGCATGGCCACGGCCTTCTCCGGCCTCACCTCCATCGCCACCGGAGCGCTGGTCATCGCCGAGAACCTGCAGCGGGCCCCGATCCTCAGCGCGGCGCCGACGGTCGTCCTTGGCCTTGGCTACATCCTGCTGATGGCCGGCATCGTCTTTCGCGGCATCAAGGAGTCGATCTGGGTCAACATGGTCTGCACCCTGATCGAGGCTAGCGGCCTGATCCTCGTCATCGTCGTCGGCGCCCGCTTCTGGGGCCAGGCGAACCTGCTGGAGTTCGCGCCCCCGACCTCCGGCAACGCGTCGGTGTTCGCGCCGCTGCTGGTGCTGCAGGGCGCCGCCCTGACCTTCTTCGCCTTCGTCGGCTTCGAGGACAGCCTGAATGTCGCCGAGGAGGTGAAGAACCCGCGCGTCACCCTGCCGCTGGGCATCATCCTGGCCATGGGCGTCACCGCCGTCCTCTACATCGGCGTGGCCATCACCGCCGTCTCGGTCATCCCCTGGCAGGCGCTGGGGGCGGCCAAGGCGCCGCTGGCCGACGTCATGGCCAAGGCCGCGCCCTGGTTCCCGGCCTCGGCCTTCATCGTCATCACCATCGCCGCCGTCGCCAACAGCGCGCTGGTCAACTACGTCACCGCCTCGCGCCTGCTGTTCGGCATGGCCAGGGATGGCCGCCTGCCCTCGGCCCTGGCCAGGGTTCACAGGGCCCGGCGTACGCCCCACGTGGCCATCGGCCTGCTGCTGGCCATCCTGATCGTCCTGGTGCTGTCCGGCGGCGTCACCCAGCTGGCCGAGGCGACGGTGCTGCTGCTCTTGACCGTCTTCGTGGTCGTCAACACCGCCTACCTGATCCTCAAGCACCGCAAGGGCGAACCGCGCGGCGCCTTCGAGCCGCCGCTCATCGTGCCGCTGCTGGGCATGCTCAGCTGCGGCGCCCTGCTGGTCGTCCGGGTGAGCACCGGGAACTGGCAGGCCCCCGCCATCGCCGGCGGCATGATCCTGCTGGCGCTGGTGCTCTATGGGTTCACGCGGGTGAAGGTGGCGAAGGTGGAGGCTTGAGTTGGATGTTCAGACCAATCCGTCGGGCGCGCGAGCGCCATGCACGATCCGCTCGATGATCACGCTCGACCCATCGACCCTGTACAGGATGAGATACGGCCGCTCGGAGAGGCAACGAATCCTTTGGCCGAACTCGGGCCTTAAGGTCCCGGCCTCCGGGTGCGCTATCAGCAGGTTCGTCCGCGCGACCAGCCTATCGACGATCCTGGCCGCTGTTCGAGGTGAATCCTGCGCAATCCAGTCGGCGATATCCCGCAGGTCATCCCAGGCGCGACGGGCAAACCGCAGCTTCAATCTTCGGCCACGCCGTAGCGGCTTCGAAGATCAGCGAAGACCGTCTCCGCATCGACGTAGTCATCGGAGGTGATCGAAGCCTCGATTGATCGCCGGATCGCCTCAACGTCGTCGCGAGTGTTGAATTCGAGCTGATCGGCAAAGGCGCTGGCCGCGACGAACACGGCTTCCGAGACAGACTCGAACTTGCCGCTCTCGACGTGCGCCTGCAGCCGGCCGGTCAGTCCCGGCGGCAGAACCCGCAGCGCCTCAGGCTTCACTGGCTTGTTCATAGACCGAGCCTAACACCGCGATTGAAAGTCGGCGAGACCCTACGCCGCCGCCCGCTTCTCCCACTGCGCCCACAGCGCCGCTTCCTCGCGCTGGGCGACCTTGACGCTGGCGTCCTTCACATGGCCGAAGCCGCGGATCTTGTCCGGGATCGAGGCGATGCGGGCGGCGAGCGACAGGTGGTCGGCGTCGAGGCCGGCCAGCAGGCGGTCGAGGCCCGCTTCATAGGAGGCAATCAGGCCACGCTCCATTCGCCGCTCCTCGGTCTTGCCGAAGATGTCCAGGGCGCCGCCGCGCAGGCCCTTCATCTTCGTCAGGATCGGGAACAGCACCGTCAGCACCCAGCCGCCCAGCGCGATCTTCTGCGGCTTGCCGTCCGGGCCCTTCGGCGCGATCAGCGGCGGCGACATCCAGACCTTGGCCTTGCCGCCCTTGAACACGCCGGCCAGCTCCTTGGCGAAGCGGCCGTCGGTGTAGAGGCGGGCGACCTCGTACTCGTCCTTGTAGGCCATCAGCTTGTAGAGGTTGACCGCCACGGCCCGGGTCAGGGCCTCGCCGCCGTTCAGTGCGGTCTCGGCCGCCTTCACCTGCGCCACGCGCTTGGCATAGCGGTCGGCGTAGGCCTGGTTCTGGTAGCCGACCAGCTCGGCCGTGCGGTGGGCGATCAGCTCGTCCAGCGGCATGGTCTCGGGCGTCGGGGTGACGTCTTCCGGCAGGCCCTTGAAGGCCTCGTCCACGGCGGCTTTGCGGCCGACCTCGAAGGCCTGCATGTTGGCCTCGGCGTCGACGCCGTTCAGCTTGATGGCGCGGTACATGGCGCGGCTTGAGACCGGGATCACGCCCTTCTGCCACGCAAAGCCCAGCATGATCATGTTGGCGTAGATCTCGTCGCCCAGCTTGTGCAGCGACAGGGCCTGCGACGGACAGGCCTGGTAGTCCTTCGTCGCGCCCTTGATGCGGCGGGCCATGCCGGCGGTGTCGTAGCGGACGTCGCGGTTGGTCACGAAGTCGGCGGTCGGCGAGAAGTCGGCGTTGCCGAAGGCGACGGTCTTCTGCTTCGAGAACAGGGCCAGGGCTTCAGGGGAAGCGGCGACCAGCAGGTCGCAGGCGATCAGCACATCGGCGCTGGCGGCCGGCACGCGGCCGCCGACGATGGTGGTCTCGGTCTCGCCGATCTTCACATGGCTGAACACCGAGCCGCCCTTCTGAGCGAGACCGGTCATGTCCACGACGCTGGCGCTGCGGCCGTCGACGTGGGCGGCCATGGCCAGGATCGAGGCGACCGTGGTCACCCCGGTGCCGCCGATGCCGGTGAACAGGATGCGGCGCACGCCGTCGACGGGCTCGAACTCCGGCAAGGGCGTGGAGTCGGCGGTGAGGGCGGGCATTTTCTTGCCCTGCGGGTTCTCGGCCCCCTCGAGGGTGATGAAGCTCGGGCAGAAGCCGTCGACGCAGCTGTAGTCCTGGTTGCAGGTCGACTGGTTGATCGCCCGCTTGCGGCCGAACTCGGTGTTCTTGGGCTCGACCGAGACGCAGTTGGACTTCTTGGAGCAGTCGCCGCAGCCCTCGCAGACCAGCGGATTGATGAACACCCGGGTCGTGGCCTTGGGCATCAGGCCGCGCTTGCGGCGGCGGCGCTTTTCGGTGGCGCAGGTCTGATCGTAGAGCAGGACGGTGACGCCGGGCGTCTCCCGCAACTCTTCCTGGACCTTGTTCAGCTCCTTGCGCGGGAAGATCTGGACATTGGGAGCGAGGTCGGTGACGCCCTCGTAGCGTTCCATCTCATCGACGACGATGACGGTCCTGGTCACCCCCTCGGCCGCCAGCTGGCGGGTGATCTGGGCCGGGGTGAAGCCGCTTTCGGCGGTCTGGCCGCCGGTCATGGCCACGGCGTCATTGAACAGCAGCTTGTAGGTGATGTTGGCCTTGGCCGCGATCGCCCCCCGGATCGCCAGCGAACCGCTGTGGTTGTAGGTGCCGTCGCCGAGGTTCTGGAAGACGTGCTTTTCGGTGGTGAAGGGTGAAGCCCCCACCCAGGTCAGCCCCTCGCCGCCCATGTGGGTGTTGAGGTCGGTCATCGGGTCGTTGAAGCCGGCCATGTAGTGACAGCCGATGCCGGCCAGCGCCCGGCTGCCGTCCGGCACCCGGGTCGAGGTGTTGTGCGGACAGCCCGAGCAGAAGAAGGGCTTGCGCTGTTGGTCGGACGCCAGGCTGATGGCGGCGACGCCAGCGGCGGACACGCGGTCGAGGTAGGCGGACGCGCGCTCACGGGCCGGCCCGGCCGGCAGGCGGCTGTAGAGGTCGAGCGCGATGGCGGCCACGGTCAGGCTGCCGGTGTCCTCCATCAGCCGGTCGCCCTGTTCGTTGAACTTGCCGACGATGGTCGGGCGGGCGTGGGCGGGCAGGTCGTAGAGAGCGGCGCGGGCCTGGGGCTCGATCAGGGCGCGCTTGTGCTCGATGACCATCAGGGTCTCGAGGCCAGCCGCGAAGGCGCGCAGGCCCTGCGGCTCCAGCGGCCAGGGCATACCGACCTTGTAGATGGAGATACCCATGGCGGCGGCTTCATCGAGGGTGATGTTCATCGCCTGGAAGGCTTCCAGCACATCCTTGTAGGCCTGGCCCTGGCAGACGATGCCGAGGCGCGGCTGGCGAGCGGCCAGCACGACCTTGTCGATGTTGTTGGCCCGGGCGAAGGCCAGGGCCGCCGGAATCTTGTGATTGCGGAGACGGGTCTCCTTCTCCAGCGGCTGGTCCTTGGTGCGGATGTGCAGGCCGCCGGGAGGCATGGGGAATTCGGGGATGACGTGGTGGTGGCGGTCCAGCGACACGTCGATGGTGACGCCGCTGTCCATGGTGTCGGCCAGGGCGATCATGCCGACCCACAGGCCGCTGAAGCGCGACATCGAGATGCCGAGCAGGCCGTAGTCCAGCACCTCCTGCACATCGGCCGGCGACAGCACCGGCATCTCGAAGTCCTGGAAGGCGAACTCCGACTGGCTGGGCAGGGTCGAGGATTTGCAATTGTGGTCGTCGCCGGCGATGGCCAGGACGCCGCCCTTGGGCATGACGCCGGCGAAGTTGGCGTGCTTGAAGACATCGCCCGTCCGGTCGACGCCCGGCGCCTTGCCGTACCACAGGCCGTAGACGCCATCGAACCTGGCGCCGGGGAACAGATTCGCTTGTTGACTGCCCCAGACGGCGGTCGCCGCGAGGTCCTCGTTGAGGCCTTCCTGGAAGACGACTTCGTGCGCCGTGAGCAGCTTGCGCGACCGGGCCGCCTGCTGGTCGAGCCCGCCGAGCGGGCTGCCGCGATAGCCGGAAACATAGCCCGCCGTGTTCAATCCATCGCGCACATCGAGGCGCCGGCGGTCGAGCATGACCCGGATCAGCGCCTGCACGCCGGTGATGAAGGCACGACCGTCTTCGAGGAGATATTTGTCGTCCAACGTCACTTCTGAGTGGCGCATTGAAAAATCTTTCCTGCGGGGAGGGCTAGTTCGCTTGCAAGATCATGTAAGTCCGGAGAAAATGTTTGCCAAAGCCATGCCCGTACAGGGGCGTGAGTCGGCAAGAACGGGGCCGT
The nucleotide sequence above comes from Caulobacter sp. NIBR1757. Encoded proteins:
- a CDS encoding TonB-dependent receptor, which produces MVRTQGLRAALALGVSLSALWAAAPALAQEEAATDNNTVDTIVVTANRREEAINDVPMAIQAFGGEQLEQLRVTDVKDLSTLVPSFTVSRSYQGVPTYTLRGIGFNTINMSATSTVGTYVDEVAYPYPIMNSGPVFDLERVEVLKGPQGTLFGRNTTAGLINFVTAKPSNEFEARITAEVGSYATHNFEGMISGPWGDRMQARIAFRSEDSDEGWQESVSRNDTLGEQHRYGLRAAIAFQPNESWDIDLSYNGWWNKSDTLAAQAVGFTPATAASPFNAAGIVAFVGSKPFNDGRDADWAPDARRMTDVGTGLGIHKPLQEDSTFAGVKLRAAWEINDSLRVVSLTSYNDLKRQAVNDWSGAPYEVLIQDAYGTISSFAQELRVEGNASFVDWMVGGYWASDDILDSNRTILQDNANVGTIRFYTSTLLASPFNSAGYTALEASQAFRTFVDEGEIDTTTASIFANADWRLSEQFKLTTGLRWTRDTQDYAGCSHDFNGNMLPNVNVTNRALFFGVYGLVAPISEGQCNTFNPDTASFGLVTSSLDEHNVAWRLALNWTPTDDILVFASASRGAKAGATPINAANIATQNAPARQEILQAYEVGIKAGLFERRVQANVSAFYYDYEDKQLSVYFADPIYTALARLNNVPESRAYGIDGDVTWKVTSNLTAMVSATWLETEVIGYTGINSAGLVQDFDGAQFLYSPEYSGSFTLIYDGEINENLGFQAAVNGRWQSESHADLEGNPLFEIPEYGLLNASLGIHATNDRWAVQLYGRNLTDEYFYPAVSSNANTVVRFPGSPRTWGLSLTLKY
- the trxC gene encoding thioredoxin TrxC, yielding MTDTTAATDTLVIACPTDGALNRVPGARLSAAPKCGVCKSPLFAGKPVELTAVSFDRHARSSDLPLLVDFWAAWCGPCQAMAPAFARAAAQLEPTIRLGKLDTEAHQAIAARYNIRSIPTMILFHKGREIARTSGAMPAEAIVQWATANAPAR
- a CDS encoding amino acid permease, translated to MTVETAPPARPAEPQLLRAIGPVQMMLYGAGSMMGAGIYGLVGKAAGQIGPAVWLSFLAALVAALFTGLSYAALGSRYPRAGGAAYMTQHAFGRPLLTHVVGMATAFSGLTSIATGALVIAENLQRAPILSAAPTVVLGLGYILLMAGIVFRGIKESIWVNMVCTLIEASGLILVIVVGARFWGQANLLEFAPPTSGNASVFAPLLVLQGAALTFFAFVGFEDSLNVAEEVKNPRVTLPLGIILAMGVTAVLYIGVAITAVSVIPWQALGAAKAPLADVMAKAAPWFPASAFIVITIAAVANSALVNYVTASRLLFGMARDGRLPSALARVHRARRTPHVAIGLLLAILIVLVLSGGVTQLAEATVLLLLTVFVVVNTAYLILKHRKGEPRGAFEPPLIVPLLGMLSCGALLVVRVSTGNWQAPAIAGGMILLALVLYGFTRVKVAKVEA
- a CDS encoding type II toxin-antitoxin system RelE/ParE family toxin, translated to MKLRFARRAWDDLRDIADWIAQDSPRTAARIVDRLVARTNLLIAHPEAGTLRPEFGQRIRCLSERPYLILYRVDGSSVIIERIVHGARAPDGLV
- a CDS encoding indolepyruvate ferredoxin oxidoreductase family protein, whose protein sequence is MRHSEVTLDDKYLLEDGRAFITGVQALIRVMLDRRRLDVRDGLNTAGYVSGYRGSPLGGLDQQAARSRKLLTAHEVVFQEGLNEDLAATAVWGSQQANLFPGARFDGVYGLWYGKAPGVDRTGDVFKHANFAGVMPKGGVLAIAGDDHNCKSSTLPSQSEFAFQDFEMPVLSPADVQEVLDYGLLGISMSRFSGLWVGMIALADTMDSGVTIDVSLDRHHHVIPEFPMPPGGLHIRTKDQPLEKETRLRNHKIPAALAFARANNIDKVVLAARQPRLGIVCQGQAYKDVLEAFQAMNITLDEAAAMGISIYKVGMPWPLEPQGLRAFAAGLETLMVIEHKRALIEPQARAALYDLPAHARPTIVGKFNEQGDRLMEDTGSLTVAAIALDLYSRLPAGPARERASAYLDRVSAAGVAAISLASDQQRKPFFCSGCPHNTSTRVPDGSRALAGIGCHYMAGFNDPMTDLNTHMGGEGLTWVGASPFTTEKHVFQNLGDGTYNHSGSLAIRGAIAAKANITYKLLFNDAVAMTGGQTAESGFTPAQITRQLAAEGVTRTVIVVDEMERYEGVTDLAPNVQIFPRKELNKVQEELRETPGVTVLLYDQTCATEKRRRRKRGLMPKATTRVFINPLVCEGCGDCSKKSNCVSVEPKNTEFGRKRAINQSTCNQDYSCVDGFCPSFITLEGAENPQGKKMPALTADSTPLPEFEPVDGVRRILFTGIGGTGVTTVASILAMAAHVDGRSASVVDMTGLAQKGGSVFSHVKIGETETTIVGGRVPAASADVLIACDLLVAASPEALALFSKQKTVAFGNADFSPTADFVTNRDVRYDTAGMARRIKGATKDYQACPSQALSLHKLGDEIYANMIMLGFAWQKGVIPVSSRAMYRAIKLNGVDAEANMQAFEVGRKAAVDEAFKGLPEDVTPTPETMPLDELIAHRTAELVGYQNQAYADRYAKRVAQVKAAETALNGGEALTRAVAVNLYKLMAYKDEYEVARLYTDGRFAKELAGVFKGGKAKVWMSPPLIAPKGPDGKPQKIALGGWVLTVLFPILTKMKGLRGGALDIFGKTEERRMERGLIASYEAGLDRLLAGLDADHLSLAARIASIPDKIRGFGHVKDASVKVAQREEAALWAQWEKRAAA